The following nucleotide sequence is from Cystobacter ferrugineus.
GCCGCCAGGCACGCGGCTCCTGCTCGTCCGGCCAGGCGCATGGATCCGGAGCGCTCCGGGCCGGAGCGTTCACCGGGGCGCGCGGGGCTGGAGCGTCGAGCTGGAACGCGGGGATGACGACGTGGCGTTGCAAATCCTTCAGCGTCTTGCCCCCGAGCACGCCGGTGAGCGCCCGGGCCATGGCCTCGTTGGGCAACAGGGCCGTTCGCCCCACGAGCGCGCCAAGCTGATGGCGGAGGGGTTTGGTGAACAACCCCGGGGTGAACCACAGGTCACGGGCGGCCTTCAGTCCCTCGGAGGGGCGGGGGGCCGCCGCGAGGATGAGCGCGCTGATGGCGCCCGCGGACGCGCCGGCCACCAGCTGCACCGCGTCCAGGAAGCCGGGGCGCTCCTGCTCGATGCGCCGGAGGATGCCGAGGCCCACCAACGTCCGCAGGCCTCCGCCATCCAGGCTGATGATGCGGTACTTGTCCGGACTCGCGGGTGTGTCGCTGACCATCGGTCTTCTCCTGGGGGAAGCGGCCCCGCGGTCCACTTCCCGTCAATCGCCGTGGAGGGGTTTTGGAACTCCCCGCCGCGGCCACCCCATTCTCGAGCAGGTGGCGGCGCGGTCACAGCCCCTGCTCAACGTGGAGAGGCCTCGGCGGTCTCCTCGGTGACGGACGCCTGCGCGCGGCGCGGGCGGCGAGGGGGCATCCAGCCTGACTCGTCCACCCACTTGAGCGTCGAGGTCAGGTCGAAGCGCTTGACGATGCGATCCATGGTGGCGACCTGCTGCTCCACGCTGCTGCCCAGGTTGAAGGGCACGAGGGGATCCACCCGCAGGGTGCTGCCCGGGGGCAGCAACATCTGCGTCTGGAATTCGATGGCCTCCACGTTGGCCTCGATACTGGCGGCCACGAACGCCATGGGCTGCTTGGTGTCCAGCAGCCACTTCGCGTAGCCCCAGCTCTCGTTGTAGCCCTCCAGGTAGTCCACCGAGTCCCCTGTGCCCAGCGACAGCACGCGCAACTCCTCGCGCGTCGTCACCTTGGCGTAGAGCGCCTGGGCGACGGCGGCCAGGGTGGGGTTGTTGGCGAACAGGCCGCCATCCGCGTAGCCCTGGTACACCGGGGACACGATGGGCATGGCGCTGGAGCGCAGGGCCAGGTCCACCAGGTACTCCCCCTTCTGCACGAAGGGATCCCCCGGCAGGTTGTGGAAGACGCGGGGCCGCCAGCCGCGCAGGTCCTCGTCCGGGTTGCGGTCATCCAACTGGAAGGCGGGGATGATGACGTGGCGGTGCAGATCCGCCAGCGTCTTGTCCCCGAGCACGTCGGTGAGCGCGCGGGCCATGGCCTCGTTGGGCGTCAGGGCCTTGGCCCCCACGAGCGCGCCGACCTGGTTGCCGAACGGGATGGTGAACAGCCCCGGGGCGAACCACAGGTTGCGGGCCGCGTCCAGGCCAGCGCTGGGGCTCCGGGCCGCCGCGAGGATGAGCGCGCTGATGGCGCCCGCGGACGTGCCGGCCACCAGCTGCACCTCGTCGAGGAAGCCGGGGCGCTCCTGCTCGATGCGCTTGAGGATGCCGAGGCTCAGCAGCGTGCGCATGCCGCCGCCATCCAGGCTGATGATGCGGTACTTGCTCCGCGGCGCGGCCGTCTCATCCACCTCGGGGTGCCCATTCGTGGGCGAGCCGTTGCCAGGGGCCGTCTTGCGCTGTGTCGCCCTCTTGGATCTGTAACTGGTGGCCATGACTCACTCCTCCGCCTTGGGGTGGAGCTCGCTCACGGGGGCCTCGCGGATGGCCGGCACGCCCCGGAAACGCTCGGTGGGCGAGCGCGTCGGCAGTCCCGGCTTTCCGGGCGAGCTCGCCGCGACGGGGCGCGGACCGGGGGCGGACGACGGCGCGAACGAGCCGTGGTGCCGGGCCTCGGCACTCGACACCTCCTGCTCCACCACATCCAGGGCCGCGCGCAACAGCTCGCGGTTGGCGCGCGCTACCCCCAACCTCAACGTCTCGAACATCCGCAGGTACCTGCCCACTCCATCCAGGGGCAGCTTGCTGGCCGCCTCCGCGGCAGCGCCAGCCGGAGTACTCGTCTGCACCTGTGTCGCGTCTCTGTAGTCCATGGGGAATGCTCCTCGAGTCAATGGTGGGCCATCACTGGGAGTGTATCAATCTACACCGTCCGATGAACGGGGCCATCGCTCGCCGGTCCCCTTGCTTTTCATGATGTTCCCGTCTGAACCCATGGCCCGCTGGCGCCTCGCGGGATATCGCGCGGGCGGCTTCCTCGGGGGGCCGCCAGGGAGGAGCCGGAGTGGGCAGGGAAGCGCCTGCCCTCGTGCTGGTGGGACGGGGCCGAAAAATTCCCCGTCCCAGGAGGCTCGGGTAAGTCCAGGGGACGCCATGCCCGATCAGCCGGACGAGCCCAAGACTCCCGCGACCCTCCTCGCCGAGGCGTCGGCGGAGTCGCCCCTCGGGCAACTGTCCCTGCGCGTGCTGCCCCCCGCGAAAGCCCAGCCCGAGGTGCCCGCACAGAAGCCGGCTGTGTCCACGCGCATGCGCAACAAGGTGCTGCGCTTCACGGACGCCATCGAGGCGCGCCGCGACGAGACGCAGCTCCTAGCCTTCAGCCCCGAAGACTTCATCCGCTTCGGGTTGCCCTACAAGCGCTTTCCGGGGACCGAGTACGAGCGCCGCAACGGTGGCATGCGCTACCGCATCACCAGCGTGCCCGAGTACGGCGTCCCCTTCGGACAGGATCGGCTCCTGCCCATCTGGCTGGCCTCGGCCTACGCGGTGTGTGGCCAGCCCGAGTCCGGTGTCATCCAGTTCCGCTCGGTACGCGACATCCTCCTGGCCTTTGGCCTGCCCACGGGCGGCTCCAAGCACCTGGCGCTCAAGGAGAGCCTGCTGCGCCTCACCCACGCCACCCTCTTCGTCTACGACGAGCGCCAGCGGGACGGGAAGGGGTCGGGGGAGCGCTACGTGCTGCGACGCTACAACCTGATCGACGCGGTGGACCTCTGGTTCGACAAGCAGGGCAAGCAGCCGAACCAGTACAGCCTCTGGCAGAACTTCATCACCCTCTCGCGCTCCTTCGCCGAGTCCTTGCGCCAGAAGGTGATGCCGCTGGACCTGAACACCGTGCGGGCGTTGAAGAACAACCCCATGGCGCTCGACCTGTACATCTGGCAGGCGCACCGCAGCTGGGAGTTGCACCAGAAGCGGCTGTCGTCCGTGGGGGTGCCCGTCTTCGGCGCCGAGGGGCTGCTCGCGCAGCTCGGGACTCAGGTGGTGGCCGAGAAGAAGGCCCGGCAGCTCATCCGGACGAGCCAGGCGCTCGTGGAAGGCGTCTGGCGGGACTGCCCGAACCACCTCACCCGGGATGGCAACCGGCTTGTCCTGCGGCCCGCGGAGGACCTCAAGGACGCGCGCCTGGATCTGCCCGGGGTGACGTCGCGCCCGCCCGTGACGCGCCTCCTGGCGGCCGTGGGTGCCCCATCCGACACCCTTCTCGCCGACAAGCGCCTCCAGGTGCGTCGGCCGCCCGCGGACACGCCGTGAGGGCGGCGAGCCGCCTGTGGCATCCTGTTTCACGGCCGCCGCGGCCCTGTGGACAGGCTTGGGGGAAGCTGACGCCCACTCCAGTCTTTTCGCACACTTGGCTGGGGGACTCGGGCATGGGAGCTACGTCATTCT
It contains:
- a CDS encoding replication protein RepA, whose product is MPDQPDEPKTPATLLAEASAESPLGQLSLRVLPPAKAQPEVPAQKPAVSTRMRNKVLRFTDAIEARRDETQLLAFSPEDFIRFGLPYKRFPGTEYERRNGGMRYRITSVPEYGVPFGQDRLLPIWLASAYAVCGQPESGVIQFRSVRDILLAFGLPTGGSKHLALKESLLRLTHATLFVYDERQRDGKGSGERYVLRRYNLIDAVDLWFDKQGKQPNQYSLWQNFITLSRSFAESLRQKVMPLDLNTVRALKNNPMALDLYIWQAHRSWELHQKRLSSVGVPVFGAEGLLAQLGTQVVAEKKARQLIRTSQALVEGVWRDCPNHLTRDGNRLVLRPAEDLKDARLDLPGVTSRPPVTRLLAAVGAPSDTLLADKRLQVRRPPADTP
- a CDS encoding patatin-like phospholipase family protein, with the translated sequence MATSYRSKRATQRKTAPGNGSPTNGHPEVDETAAPRSKYRIISLDGGGMRTLLSLGILKRIEQERPGFLDEVQLVAGTSAGAISALILAAARSPSAGLDAARNLWFAPGLFTIPFGNQVGALVGAKALTPNEAMARALTDVLGDKTLADLHRHVIIPAFQLDDRNPDEDLRGWRPRVFHNLPGDPFVQKGEYLVDLALRSSAMPIVSPVYQGYADGGLFANNPTLAAVAQALYAKVTTREELRVLSLGTGDSVDYLEGYNESWGYAKWLLDTKQPMAFVAASIEANVEAIEFQTQMLLPPGSTLRVDPLVPFNLGSSVEQQVATMDRIVKRFDLTSTLKWVDESGWMPPRRPRRAQASVTEETAEASPR